The Pan paniscus chromosome 1, NHGRI_mPanPan1-v2.0_pri, whole genome shotgun sequence genome has a segment encoding these proteins:
- the MTMR11 gene encoding myotubularin-related protein 11 isoform X1 gives MWWGGRGQSFNIAPQKEEPEMGSVQENRMPEPRSRQPSSCLASRCLPGEQILAWAPGVRKGLEPELSGTLICTNFRVTFQPCGWQWNQDTPLNSEYDFALVNIGRLEAVSGLSRVQLLRPGSLHKFIPEEILIHGRDFRLLRVGFEAGGLEPQAFQVTMAIVQARAQSNQAQQYSGITLSKAGQGSGSRKPPIPLMETAEDWETERKKQAARGWRVSTVNERFDVATSLPRYFWVPNRILDSEVRRAFGHFHQGRGPRLSWHHPGGSDLLRCGGFYTASDPNKEDIRAVELLLQAGHSDVVLVDTMDELPSLADVQLAHLRLRALCLPDSSVAEDKWLSALEGTRWLDYVRACLRKASDISVLVTSRVRSVILQERGDRDLNGLLSSLVQLLSAPEARTLFGFQSLVQREWVAAGHPFLTRLGGTGASEEAPVFLLFLDCVWQLLQQFPADFEFSEFFLLALHDSVRVPDTLTFLRNTPWERGKQSGQLNSYTQVYTPGYSQPPAGNSFNLQLSVWDWDLRYSNAQILQFQNPGYDPEHCPDSWLPRPQPSFMVPGPPSSVWLFSRGALTPLNQLCPWRDSPSLLAVSSRWLPRPAISSESLADQEWGLPSHWGACPLPPGLLLPGYLGPQIRLWRRCYLRGRPEVQMGLSAPTISGLQDELSHLQELLRKWTPRISPEDHSKKRDPHTILNPTEIAGILKGRAEGDLG, from the exons ATGTGGTGGGGGGGCCGGGGCCAGAGTTTCAACATTGCCCCCCAGAAGGAGGAGCCAGAGATGGGG TCTGTCCAGGAAAACAGGATGCCGGAGCCCAGGAGTCGTCAGCCTAGCAGTTGCCTGGCCTCCAGATGCCTCCCAG GGGAGCAGATCCTAGCATGGGCCCCAGGGGTGAGGAAGGGCCTGGAACCAGAATTGTCTGGAACCCTGATCTGTACCAACTTTAGGGTCACCTTCCAGCCCTGTGGATGGCAGTGGAATCAG GACACTCCCTTGAACAGTGAATACGATTTTGCCCTGGTCAACATTGGACGATTAGAGGCTG TGAGCGGCTTGTCCCGAGTCCAGCTCCTCCGTCCAGGGTCCCTGCATAAATTTATCCCTGAGGAGATTCTGATTCATGGCCGAGACTTCCGGCTGCTCAGAGTTGGTTTTGAGGCTGGAGGCCTAGAGCCTCAGGCTTTTCAG GTGACCATGGCCATTGTCCAAGCCAGAGCTCAGAGCAATCAAGCCCAGCAGTATTCGGGGATAACCCTGAGCAAGGCTG GCCAGGGTTCTGGCTCCAGAAAACCACCAATTCCTCTCATGGAGACAGCGGAAGACTGGGAGACTGAGCGGAAGAAGCAGGCAGCCAGAGGCTGGAGGGTCAGCACGGTCAACGAGAGGTTCGACGTAGCCACTAG CCTCCCCCGTTACTTCTGGGTCCCTAACCGAATTCTGGACAGTGAGGTCAGGAGAGCATTTGGCCACTTTCATCAGGGCCGTGGACCG CGCTTGTCCTGGCATCACCCTGGGGGCAGTGATCTTCTCCGCTGTGGAGGCTTCTATACAGCCAGTGACCCTAACAAGGAGGATATCAG AGCAGTGGAGTTGTTGCTCCAGGCTGGGCATTCAGATGTTGTCCTGGTAGACACTATGGATGAGCTGCCCAGCCTTGCAGATGTCCAACTTGCCCACCTGAGGCTGAGGGCCCTCTGCCTGCCCG ATTCATCTGTAGCTGAGGATAAATGGCTTTCAGCCCTGGAAGGAACACGATGGCTGGACTATGTCAG GGCTTGTCTTCGAAAGGCCAGTGACATTTCAGTATTAGTGACATCCAGGGTTCGTTCTGTAATACTTCAAG AGCGCGGTGATCGTGATCTCAATGGCCTCCTCTCTTCACTCGTCCAGCTGCTTTCAGCCCCCGAAGCCCGAACACTGTTTGGCTTCCAATCACTAGTACAGCGAGAGTGGGTGGCAGCTGGACATCCCTTCCTGACTCGGCTTGGGGGAACTGGGGCCAGTGAAGAG GCTCCGGTGTTTCTCCTCTTCCTTGATTGTGTCTGGCAGCTCCTCCAGCAGTTTCCAGCTGATTTTGAATTCTCTGAGTTTTTCCTTCTTGCTCTTCATGACAGTGTCAGGGTTCCTGACACCCTTACCTTCCTGAGAAATACCCCCTGGGAGCGCGGAAAGCAGAGCGGACAG TTAAACTCCTATACACAAGTCTACACCCCAGGATACTCCCAGCCTCCAGCTGGGAACTCTTTTAACCTGCAGCTGTCTGTCTGGGACTGGGATTTACGTTATAGCAATGCACAGATACTACAATTCCAGAATCCTGGCTATGACCCAGAACACTGTCCAGATTCCTGGCTCCCTAGACCACAG ccAAGCTTCATGGTTCCTGGACCCCCCAGTTCTGTGTGGCTCTTCTCTAGAGGAGCATTGACCCCCCTGAATCAGCTCTGTCCTTGGCGGGACAGTCCCTCCCTGCTGGCAGTCTCTTCTCGTTGGCTCCCTCGACCTGCTATCTCCTCTGAAAGCCTGGCTGACCAGGAATGGGGTCTCCCCTCACATTGGGGAGCTTGCCCTTTACCTCCAGGGCTGCTGCTGCCTGGGTATCTGGGACCCCAGATCAGGCTCTGGAGACGCTGCTACCTGAGGGGAAGGCCTGAGGTCCAG ATGGGCCTCTCAGCTCCCACAATCTCTGGCCTCCAGGATGAGCTATCCCATCTTCAGGAGTTATTACGGAAATGGACACCAAGAATATCTCCTGAGGATCACTCCAAGAAAAGAGATCCACATACCATTCTCAATCCCACTGAAATTGCTGGCATTCTCAAAGGCAGGGCAGAGGGGGATCTGGGGTAG
- the MTMR11 gene encoding myotubularin-related protein 11 isoform X2: MEPEKCGGGAGARVSTLPPRRRSQRWGLSRKTGCRSPGVVSLAVAWPPDASQDTPLNSEYDFALVNIGRLEAVSGLSRVQLLRPGSLHKFIPEEILIHGRDFRLLRVGFEAGGLEPQAFQVTMAIVQARAQSNQAQQYSGITLSKAGQGSGSRKPPIPLMETAEDWETERKKQAARGWRVSTVNERFDVATSLPRYFWVPNRILDSEVRRAFGHFHQGRGPRLSWHHPGGSDLLRCGGFYTASDPNKEDIRAVELLLQAGHSDVVLVDTMDELPSLADVQLAHLRLRALCLPDSSVAEDKWLSALEGTRWLDYVRACLRKASDISVLVTSRVRSVILQERGDRDLNGLLSSLVQLLSAPEARTLFGFQSLVQREWVAAGHPFLTRLGGTGASEEAPVFLLFLDCVWQLLQQFPADFEFSEFFLLALHDSVRVPDTLTFLRNTPWERGKQSGQLNSYTQVYTPGYSQPPAGNSFNLQLSVWDWDLRYSNAQILQFQNPGYDPEHCPDSWLPRPQPSFMVPGPPSSVWLFSRGALTPLNQLCPWRDSPSLLAVSSRWLPRPAISSESLADQEWGLPSHWGACPLPPGLLLPGYLGPQIRLWRRCYLRGRPEVQMGLSAPTISGLQDELSHLQELLRKWTPRISPEDHSKKRDPHTILNPTEIAGILKGRAEGDLG, translated from the exons ATGGAGCCAGAGAAATGTGGTGGGGGGGCCGGGGCCAGAGTTTCAACATTGCCCCCCAGAAGGAGGAGCCAGAGATGGGG TCTGTCCAGGAAAACAGGATGCCGGAGCCCAGGAGTCGTCAGCCTAGCAGTTGCCTGGCCTCCAGATGCCTCCCAG GACACTCCCTTGAACAGTGAATACGATTTTGCCCTGGTCAACATTGGACGATTAGAGGCTG TGAGCGGCTTGTCCCGAGTCCAGCTCCTCCGTCCAGGGTCCCTGCATAAATTTATCCCTGAGGAGATTCTGATTCATGGCCGAGACTTCCGGCTGCTCAGAGTTGGTTTTGAGGCTGGAGGCCTAGAGCCTCAGGCTTTTCAG GTGACCATGGCCATTGTCCAAGCCAGAGCTCAGAGCAATCAAGCCCAGCAGTATTCGGGGATAACCCTGAGCAAGGCTG GCCAGGGTTCTGGCTCCAGAAAACCACCAATTCCTCTCATGGAGACAGCGGAAGACTGGGAGACTGAGCGGAAGAAGCAGGCAGCCAGAGGCTGGAGGGTCAGCACGGTCAACGAGAGGTTCGACGTAGCCACTAG CCTCCCCCGTTACTTCTGGGTCCCTAACCGAATTCTGGACAGTGAGGTCAGGAGAGCATTTGGCCACTTTCATCAGGGCCGTGGACCG CGCTTGTCCTGGCATCACCCTGGGGGCAGTGATCTTCTCCGCTGTGGAGGCTTCTATACAGCCAGTGACCCTAACAAGGAGGATATCAG AGCAGTGGAGTTGTTGCTCCAGGCTGGGCATTCAGATGTTGTCCTGGTAGACACTATGGATGAGCTGCCCAGCCTTGCAGATGTCCAACTTGCCCACCTGAGGCTGAGGGCCCTCTGCCTGCCCG ATTCATCTGTAGCTGAGGATAAATGGCTTTCAGCCCTGGAAGGAACACGATGGCTGGACTATGTCAG GGCTTGTCTTCGAAAGGCCAGTGACATTTCAGTATTAGTGACATCCAGGGTTCGTTCTGTAATACTTCAAG AGCGCGGTGATCGTGATCTCAATGGCCTCCTCTCTTCACTCGTCCAGCTGCTTTCAGCCCCCGAAGCCCGAACACTGTTTGGCTTCCAATCACTAGTACAGCGAGAGTGGGTGGCAGCTGGACATCCCTTCCTGACTCGGCTTGGGGGAACTGGGGCCAGTGAAGAG GCTCCGGTGTTTCTCCTCTTCCTTGATTGTGTCTGGCAGCTCCTCCAGCAGTTTCCAGCTGATTTTGAATTCTCTGAGTTTTTCCTTCTTGCTCTTCATGACAGTGTCAGGGTTCCTGACACCCTTACCTTCCTGAGAAATACCCCCTGGGAGCGCGGAAAGCAGAGCGGACAG TTAAACTCCTATACACAAGTCTACACCCCAGGATACTCCCAGCCTCCAGCTGGGAACTCTTTTAACCTGCAGCTGTCTGTCTGGGACTGGGATTTACGTTATAGCAATGCACAGATACTACAATTCCAGAATCCTGGCTATGACCCAGAACACTGTCCAGATTCCTGGCTCCCTAGACCACAG ccAAGCTTCATGGTTCCTGGACCCCCCAGTTCTGTGTGGCTCTTCTCTAGAGGAGCATTGACCCCCCTGAATCAGCTCTGTCCTTGGCGGGACAGTCCCTCCCTGCTGGCAGTCTCTTCTCGTTGGCTCCCTCGACCTGCTATCTCCTCTGAAAGCCTGGCTGACCAGGAATGGGGTCTCCCCTCACATTGGGGAGCTTGCCCTTTACCTCCAGGGCTGCTGCTGCCTGGGTATCTGGGACCCCAGATCAGGCTCTGGAGACGCTGCTACCTGAGGGGAAGGCCTGAGGTCCAG ATGGGCCTCTCAGCTCCCACAATCTCTGGCCTCCAGGATGAGCTATCCCATCTTCAGGAGTTATTACGGAAATGGACACCAAGAATATCTCCTGAGGATCACTCCAAGAAAAGAGATCCACATACCATTCTCAATCCCACTGAAATTGCTGGCATTCTCAAAGGCAGGGCAGAGGGGGATCTGGGGTAG
- the MTMR11 gene encoding myotubularin-related protein 11 isoform X4, whose product MPPRVTFQPCGWQWNQDTPLNSEYDFALVNIGRLEAVSGLSRVQLLRPGSLHKFIPEEILIHGRDFRLLRVGFEAGGLEPQAFQVTMAIVQARAQSNQAQQYSGITLSKAGQGSGSRKPPIPLMETAEDWETERKKQAARGWRVSTVNERFDVATSLPRYFWVPNRILDSEVRRAFGHFHQGRGPRLSWHHPGGSDLLRCGGFYTASDPNKEDIRAVELLLQAGHSDVVLVDTMDELPSLADVQLAHLRLRALCLPDSSVAEDKWLSALEGTRWLDYVRACLRKASDISVLVTSRVRSVILQERGDRDLNGLLSSLVQLLSAPEARTLFGFQSLVQREWVAAGHPFLTRLGGTGASEEAPVFLLFLDCVWQLLQQFPADFEFSEFFLLALHDSVRVPDTLTFLRNTPWERGKQSGQLNSYTQVYTPGYSQPPAGNSFNLQLSVWDWDLRYSNAQILQFQNPGYDPEHCPDSWLPRPQPSFMVPGPPSSVWLFSRGALTPLNQLCPWRDSPSLLAVSSRWLPRPAISSESLADQEWGLPSHWGACPLPPGLLLPGYLGPQIRLWRRCYLRGRPEVQMGLSAPTISGLQDELSHLQELLRKWTPRISPEDHSKKRDPHTILNPTEIAGILKGRAEGDLG is encoded by the exons ATGCCTCCCAG GGTCACCTTCCAGCCCTGTGGATGGCAGTGGAATCAG GACACTCCCTTGAACAGTGAATACGATTTTGCCCTGGTCAACATTGGACGATTAGAGGCTG TGAGCGGCTTGTCCCGAGTCCAGCTCCTCCGTCCAGGGTCCCTGCATAAATTTATCCCTGAGGAGATTCTGATTCATGGCCGAGACTTCCGGCTGCTCAGAGTTGGTTTTGAGGCTGGAGGCCTAGAGCCTCAGGCTTTTCAG GTGACCATGGCCATTGTCCAAGCCAGAGCTCAGAGCAATCAAGCCCAGCAGTATTCGGGGATAACCCTGAGCAAGGCTG GCCAGGGTTCTGGCTCCAGAAAACCACCAATTCCTCTCATGGAGACAGCGGAAGACTGGGAGACTGAGCGGAAGAAGCAGGCAGCCAGAGGCTGGAGGGTCAGCACGGTCAACGAGAGGTTCGACGTAGCCACTAG CCTCCCCCGTTACTTCTGGGTCCCTAACCGAATTCTGGACAGTGAGGTCAGGAGAGCATTTGGCCACTTTCATCAGGGCCGTGGACCG CGCTTGTCCTGGCATCACCCTGGGGGCAGTGATCTTCTCCGCTGTGGAGGCTTCTATACAGCCAGTGACCCTAACAAGGAGGATATCAG AGCAGTGGAGTTGTTGCTCCAGGCTGGGCATTCAGATGTTGTCCTGGTAGACACTATGGATGAGCTGCCCAGCCTTGCAGATGTCCAACTTGCCCACCTGAGGCTGAGGGCCCTCTGCCTGCCCG ATTCATCTGTAGCTGAGGATAAATGGCTTTCAGCCCTGGAAGGAACACGATGGCTGGACTATGTCAG GGCTTGTCTTCGAAAGGCCAGTGACATTTCAGTATTAGTGACATCCAGGGTTCGTTCTGTAATACTTCAAG AGCGCGGTGATCGTGATCTCAATGGCCTCCTCTCTTCACTCGTCCAGCTGCTTTCAGCCCCCGAAGCCCGAACACTGTTTGGCTTCCAATCACTAGTACAGCGAGAGTGGGTGGCAGCTGGACATCCCTTCCTGACTCGGCTTGGGGGAACTGGGGCCAGTGAAGAG GCTCCGGTGTTTCTCCTCTTCCTTGATTGTGTCTGGCAGCTCCTCCAGCAGTTTCCAGCTGATTTTGAATTCTCTGAGTTTTTCCTTCTTGCTCTTCATGACAGTGTCAGGGTTCCTGACACCCTTACCTTCCTGAGAAATACCCCCTGGGAGCGCGGAAAGCAGAGCGGACAG TTAAACTCCTATACACAAGTCTACACCCCAGGATACTCCCAGCCTCCAGCTGGGAACTCTTTTAACCTGCAGCTGTCTGTCTGGGACTGGGATTTACGTTATAGCAATGCACAGATACTACAATTCCAGAATCCTGGCTATGACCCAGAACACTGTCCAGATTCCTGGCTCCCTAGACCACAG ccAAGCTTCATGGTTCCTGGACCCCCCAGTTCTGTGTGGCTCTTCTCTAGAGGAGCATTGACCCCCCTGAATCAGCTCTGTCCTTGGCGGGACAGTCCCTCCCTGCTGGCAGTCTCTTCTCGTTGGCTCCCTCGACCTGCTATCTCCTCTGAAAGCCTGGCTGACCAGGAATGGGGTCTCCCCTCACATTGGGGAGCTTGCCCTTTACCTCCAGGGCTGCTGCTGCCTGGGTATCTGGGACCCCAGATCAGGCTCTGGAGACGCTGCTACCTGAGGGGAAGGCCTGAGGTCCAG ATGGGCCTCTCAGCTCCCACAATCTCTGGCCTCCAGGATGAGCTATCCCATCTTCAGGAGTTATTACGGAAATGGACACCAAGAATATCTCCTGAGGATCACTCCAAGAAAAGAGATCCACATACCATTCTCAATCCCACTGAAATTGCTGGCATTCTCAAAGGCAGGGCAGAGGGGGATCTGGGGTAG
- the SF3B4 gene encoding splicing factor 3B subunit 4: MAAGPISERNQDATVYVGGLDEKVSEPLLWELFLQAGPVVNTHMPKDRVTGQHQGYGFVEFLSEEDADYAIKIMNMIKLYGKPIRVNKASAHNKNLDVGANIFIGNLDPEIDEKLLYDTFSAFGVILQTPKIMRDPDTGNSKGYAFINFASFDASDAAIEAMNGQYLCNRPITVSYAFKKDSKGERHGSAAERLLAAQNPLSQADRPHQLFADAPPPPSAPNPVVSSLGSGLPPPGMPPPGSFPPPVPPPGALPPGIPPAMPPPPMPPGAAGHGPPSAGTPGAGHPGHGHSHPHPFPPGGMPHPGMSQMQLAHHGPHGLGHPHAGPPGSGGQPPPRPPPGMPHPGPPPMGMPPRGPPFGSPMGHPGPMPPHGMRGPPPLMPPHGYTGPPRPPPYGYQRGPLPPPRPTPRPPVPPRGPLRGPLPQ; this comes from the exons ATGGCTGCCGGGCCGATCTCCGAGCGGAACCAGG ATGCCACTGTGTACGTGGGGGGCCTGGATGAGAAGGTTAGTGAACCACTGCTGTGGGAACTGTTTCTCCAGGCTGGACCAGTAGTCAACACCCACATGCCAAAGGATAGAGTCACTGGCCAGCACCAAG GCTATGGCTTTGTGGAATTCTTGAGTGAGGAAGATGCTGACTATGCCATTAAGATCATGAACATGATCAAACTCTATGGGAAGCCAATACGGGTGAACAAAGCATCAGCTCACAACAAAAACCTGGATGTAGGGGCCAACATTTTCATTGGGAACCTGGACCCCGAGATTGATGAGAAGTTGCTTTATGATACTTTCAGCGCCTTTGGGGTCATCTTACAAACCCCCAAGATTATGCGGGACCCTGACACAGGCAACTCCAAAGGTTATGCCTTTATTAATTTTGCTTCATTTGATGCTTCGGATGCAGCCATTGAAGCCATGAATGGGCAGTACCTCTGTAACCGCCCTATCACCGTATCTTATGCCTTCAAGAAGGACTCCAAGGGTGAGCGCCATGGCTCAGCAGCCGAACGACTTCTGGCAGCTCAGAACCCGCTCTCCCAGGCTGATCGCCCTCATCAGCTGTTTGCAGATGCACCTCCTCCACCCTCTGCTCCCAATCCTGTGGTATCATCATTGGGGTCTGGGCTTCCTCCACCAG GCATGCCTCCTCCTGGCTCCTTCCCACCCCCAGTGCCACCTCCTGGAGCCCTCCCACCTGGGATACCCCCAGCCATGCCCCCACCACCTATGCCTCCTGGGGCTGCAGGACATGGCCCCCCATCGGCAGGAACCCCAGGGGCAGGACATCCTGGTCATGGACACTCACATCCTCACCCATTCCCACCGGGTGGGATGCCCCATCCAG ggATGTCTCAGATGCAGCTTGCACACCATGGCCCTCATGGCTTAGGACATCCCCACGCTGGACCCCCAGGCTCTGGGGGCCAGCCACCGCCCCGACCACCACCTGGAATGCCTCATCCTGGACCTCCTCCAATGGGCATGCCCCCCCGAGGGCCTCCATTCGGATCTCCCATGG GTCACCCAGGTCCTATGCCTCCGCATGGTATGCGTGGACCTCCTCCACTGATGCCCCCCCATGGATACACTGGCCCTCCACGACCCCCACCCTATGGCTACCAGCGGGGGCCTCTCCCTCCACCCAGACCCACTCCCCGGCCACCAGTTCCCCCTCGAGGCCCACTTCGAGGCCCTCTCCCTCAGTAA
- the MTMR11 gene encoding myotubularin-related protein 11 isoform X3, protein MEPEKCGGGAGARVSTLPPRRRSQRWGVTFQPCGWQWNQDTPLNSEYDFALVNIGRLEAVSGLSRVQLLRPGSLHKFIPEEILIHGRDFRLLRVGFEAGGLEPQAFQVTMAIVQARAQSNQAQQYSGITLSKAGQGSGSRKPPIPLMETAEDWETERKKQAARGWRVSTVNERFDVATSLPRYFWVPNRILDSEVRRAFGHFHQGRGPRLSWHHPGGSDLLRCGGFYTASDPNKEDIRAVELLLQAGHSDVVLVDTMDELPSLADVQLAHLRLRALCLPDSSVAEDKWLSALEGTRWLDYVRACLRKASDISVLVTSRVRSVILQERGDRDLNGLLSSLVQLLSAPEARTLFGFQSLVQREWVAAGHPFLTRLGGTGASEEAPVFLLFLDCVWQLLQQFPADFEFSEFFLLALHDSVRVPDTLTFLRNTPWERGKQSGQLNSYTQVYTPGYSQPPAGNSFNLQLSVWDWDLRYSNAQILQFQNPGYDPEHCPDSWLPRPQPSFMVPGPPSSVWLFSRGALTPLNQLCPWRDSPSLLAVSSRWLPRPAISSESLADQEWGLPSHWGACPLPPGLLLPGYLGPQIRLWRRCYLRGRPEVQMGLSAPTISGLQDELSHLQELLRKWTPRISPEDHSKKRDPHTILNPTEIAGILKGRAEGDLG, encoded by the exons ATGGAGCCAGAGAAATGTGGTGGGGGGGCCGGGGCCAGAGTTTCAACATTGCCCCCCAGAAGGAGGAGCCAGAGATGGGG GGTCACCTTCCAGCCCTGTGGATGGCAGTGGAATCAG GACACTCCCTTGAACAGTGAATACGATTTTGCCCTGGTCAACATTGGACGATTAGAGGCTG TGAGCGGCTTGTCCCGAGTCCAGCTCCTCCGTCCAGGGTCCCTGCATAAATTTATCCCTGAGGAGATTCTGATTCATGGCCGAGACTTCCGGCTGCTCAGAGTTGGTTTTGAGGCTGGAGGCCTAGAGCCTCAGGCTTTTCAG GTGACCATGGCCATTGTCCAAGCCAGAGCTCAGAGCAATCAAGCCCAGCAGTATTCGGGGATAACCCTGAGCAAGGCTG GCCAGGGTTCTGGCTCCAGAAAACCACCAATTCCTCTCATGGAGACAGCGGAAGACTGGGAGACTGAGCGGAAGAAGCAGGCAGCCAGAGGCTGGAGGGTCAGCACGGTCAACGAGAGGTTCGACGTAGCCACTAG CCTCCCCCGTTACTTCTGGGTCCCTAACCGAATTCTGGACAGTGAGGTCAGGAGAGCATTTGGCCACTTTCATCAGGGCCGTGGACCG CGCTTGTCCTGGCATCACCCTGGGGGCAGTGATCTTCTCCGCTGTGGAGGCTTCTATACAGCCAGTGACCCTAACAAGGAGGATATCAG AGCAGTGGAGTTGTTGCTCCAGGCTGGGCATTCAGATGTTGTCCTGGTAGACACTATGGATGAGCTGCCCAGCCTTGCAGATGTCCAACTTGCCCACCTGAGGCTGAGGGCCCTCTGCCTGCCCG ATTCATCTGTAGCTGAGGATAAATGGCTTTCAGCCCTGGAAGGAACACGATGGCTGGACTATGTCAG GGCTTGTCTTCGAAAGGCCAGTGACATTTCAGTATTAGTGACATCCAGGGTTCGTTCTGTAATACTTCAAG AGCGCGGTGATCGTGATCTCAATGGCCTCCTCTCTTCACTCGTCCAGCTGCTTTCAGCCCCCGAAGCCCGAACACTGTTTGGCTTCCAATCACTAGTACAGCGAGAGTGGGTGGCAGCTGGACATCCCTTCCTGACTCGGCTTGGGGGAACTGGGGCCAGTGAAGAG GCTCCGGTGTTTCTCCTCTTCCTTGATTGTGTCTGGCAGCTCCTCCAGCAGTTTCCAGCTGATTTTGAATTCTCTGAGTTTTTCCTTCTTGCTCTTCATGACAGTGTCAGGGTTCCTGACACCCTTACCTTCCTGAGAAATACCCCCTGGGAGCGCGGAAAGCAGAGCGGACAG TTAAACTCCTATACACAAGTCTACACCCCAGGATACTCCCAGCCTCCAGCTGGGAACTCTTTTAACCTGCAGCTGTCTGTCTGGGACTGGGATTTACGTTATAGCAATGCACAGATACTACAATTCCAGAATCCTGGCTATGACCCAGAACACTGTCCAGATTCCTGGCTCCCTAGACCACAG ccAAGCTTCATGGTTCCTGGACCCCCCAGTTCTGTGTGGCTCTTCTCTAGAGGAGCATTGACCCCCCTGAATCAGCTCTGTCCTTGGCGGGACAGTCCCTCCCTGCTGGCAGTCTCTTCTCGTTGGCTCCCTCGACCTGCTATCTCCTCTGAAAGCCTGGCTGACCAGGAATGGGGTCTCCCCTCACATTGGGGAGCTTGCCCTTTACCTCCAGGGCTGCTGCTGCCTGGGTATCTGGGACCCCAGATCAGGCTCTGGAGACGCTGCTACCTGAGGGGAAGGCCTGAGGTCCAG ATGGGCCTCTCAGCTCCCACAATCTCTGGCCTCCAGGATGAGCTATCCCATCTTCAGGAGTTATTACGGAAATGGACACCAAGAATATCTCCTGAGGATCACTCCAAGAAAAGAGATCCACATACCATTCTCAATCCCACTGAAATTGCTGGCATTCTCAAAGGCAGGGCAGAGGGGGATCTGGGGTAG